The following are encoded together in the Oceanobacillus zhaokaii genome:
- the ggt gene encoding gamma-glutamyltransferase, with the protein MRKFFNRPIAILIIIFFVVGTVPSMSYAKQLETDYDKFELVATADGGMVSTSHGLATQIGAEVLRKGGNAIDAAIAVQYALTVVEPMMSGIGGGGFMMVYDGETEETTIVNSRERAPAGAAPDMFLDEEGNPVPFNERVQHGTAVGVPGTLKGLEEAHEMWGSRPMQQLIGPAVKLAQKGFPVNDYLAETVADNQEKLSKSAAADVFLPDGEPIHEGDLLVQEDLANTLKLIRSQGTDVFYNGEIAEALAATVQDFGGSMTADDLANYDITIDDPIWGEFEGYDIASMPPPSSGGVFLLQMLGILDGLDLSQYDIRSLEKYHLLAETMHLAYADRAAYAGDPEFVDVPVQGLLHPDYLKERQALVDLNSVNLNPVAGDPWRYEEGKPNYQSTEQPETSQYGETTHFTVADKYGNVVSYTTTIEQVFGTGIMVPGYGFMLNNELTDFDAIPGGANEVQPNKRPLSSMTPTIVFEDGEPVLTVGSPGGPTIITTVLQTIVHTLAYDLSLEDAIAEPRIYSNNLSSYRYETDIPRSILDQLNTMGHSFGASPTTIGNVQSILIDHEAETFKGVADDSRNGAAIGIELKGKKGK; encoded by the coding sequence ATGAGAAAATTTTTTAATCGTCCAATTGCCATATTAATCATTATATTTTTCGTCGTAGGAACAGTTCCATCAATGAGTTATGCAAAACAATTAGAAACGGATTATGACAAATTTGAATTAGTAGCAACAGCAGATGGTGGAATGGTTTCCACATCACATGGACTGGCTACCCAAATAGGGGCAGAGGTGCTTAGAAAAGGTGGGAATGCGATAGATGCAGCAATCGCTGTTCAATATGCATTGACCGTTGTTGAGCCGATGATGTCTGGGATTGGCGGAGGTGGATTCATGATGGTATACGACGGTGAAACGGAAGAAACGACCATCGTTAACAGTCGTGAACGAGCCCCCGCTGGCGCTGCACCAGATATGTTTTTAGATGAAGAGGGTAATCCGGTTCCTTTTAATGAGCGTGTACAGCATGGTACAGCTGTCGGTGTTCCAGGAACGCTTAAAGGACTTGAAGAAGCTCACGAAATGTGGGGTTCACGCCCAATGCAGCAGTTAATCGGACCTGCAGTCAAGCTTGCGCAAAAAGGGTTTCCAGTTAATGATTATTTAGCAGAAACTGTTGCAGATAATCAGGAGAAATTGTCCAAAAGTGCTGCAGCTGATGTTTTCTTACCTGATGGAGAGCCGATTCATGAAGGAGATCTTCTCGTTCAGGAGGACCTGGCCAACACACTTAAATTAATCCGATCACAAGGTACAGATGTTTTCTATAATGGAGAAATTGCAGAAGCATTAGCAGCTACGGTACAGGATTTTGGTGGATCGATGACAGCAGATGACCTAGCAAACTATGATATTACAATCGATGACCCGATATGGGGAGAATTTGAGGGCTATGATATTGCGAGTATGCCTCCACCTAGCTCTGGTGGTGTCTTCCTGCTGCAAATGCTAGGTATATTGGATGGATTAGATTTGTCTCAATATGACATTAGATCATTGGAGAAATATCACCTGCTAGCTGAAACGATGCACCTTGCCTATGCAGATCGTGCTGCCTATGCCGGTGATCCAGAATTTGTCGATGTTCCAGTTCAGGGGCTGCTTCATCCAGACTACCTTAAAGAACGACAAGCTTTAGTCGACCTAAACTCGGTCAATCTAAATCCGGTAGCAGGCGATCCGTGGCGATACGAAGAAGGCAAACCTAACTATCAATCCACCGAACAGCCAGAGACCAGCCAATACGGTGAAACAACACATTTTACAGTGGCGGACAAGTATGGAAATGTCGTATCTTATACAACGACAATTGAACAAGTTTTTGGAACCGGAATCATGGTACCTGGGTATGGATTTATGTTGAATAACGAATTAACCGATTTTGATGCAATCCCAGGTGGTGCAAATGAAGTACAGCCAAATAAACGTCCATTAAGCAGTATGACACCAACAATTGTCTTCGAGGACGGTGAGCCCGTATTAACGGTTGGGTCACCTGGTGGACCAACGATTATTACAACCGTACTGCAGACAATTGTTCATACACTTGCATACGATCTGAGTCTAGAGGATGCCATTGCAGAACCACGCATCTATTCGAACAACCTTAGTTCCTATCGCTATGAAACAGATATTCCAAGAAGCATCCTAGATCAGCTAAATACCATGGGGCATTCATTTGGAGCTAGCCCTACAACCATTGGAAATGTACAAAGTATTTTAATTGATCATGAAGCTGAAACGTTTAAGGGAGTTGCAGATGATAGCAGAAACGGTGCTGCTATTGGAATTGAGTTGAAAGGAAAGAAAGGTAAGTAA
- a CDS encoding (deoxy)nucleoside triphosphate pyrophosphohydrolase, giving the protein MKKDIHVVGAVIINNGKILCAQRGPDKSLPYKWEFPGGKIESGETPQEALKREINEEMHCKIEIGEKVDHTDYEYDFGIVHLTTYICKLIEGEPVLTEHAEIKWLAPNELELLDWAPADVPAIEKLANEYSL; this is encoded by the coding sequence ATGAAGAAAGATATACATGTCGTTGGAGCGGTAATCATTAATAATGGTAAAATACTATGTGCCCAAAGAGGACCAGATAAATCGCTTCCATACAAATGGGAATTTCCTGGAGGGAAAATTGAATCAGGCGAGACACCCCAAGAAGCATTAAAAAGGGAAATAAATGAAGAAATGCATTGTAAAATAGAAATTGGTGAAAAGGTGGATCATACTGATTATGAATATGATTTTGGTATTGTCCATTTAACTACATATATATGTAAACTTATTGAGGGTGAACCTGTATTAACGGAGCATGCTGAAATAAAATGGTTAGCGCCAAATGAACTTGAGTTGTTGGATTGGGCGCCTGCAGACGTACCAGCTATTGAGAAGTTAGCAAACGAATATTCCTTATAA
- the betB gene encoding betaine-aldehyde dehydrogenase gives MDSKLNYINGEWASALSKKTREIINPFNQEVIAVVAEGNEEDAKLAIQAARDAFDNGEWSSTSATERGRIVAKIAELIERDKEELARMESLDTGKTVEESRGDMDDIAGVFRYYAELADKDGGEIIDSPVPNSISKVIKEPVGVCGQITPWNYPLLQASWKLAPALAAGNTLVMKPSEITPLTTVKVFELMEEAGVPKGVANLVLGAGNTVGEELSSNTDVDLISFTGGIQTGKQIMQKASANVKKLALELGGKNPNIVFADADFETAVDQSLNAVFFHAGQICSAGTRLILEESIHDKFVDALVKRVKNIKLGSGFEEDTQMGPLISEQHLHKVAQYVEDGKKEGATVVVGGKRPDNPELQNGFFYEPTILTNCTTDMDVVQNEGFGPVITVEKFNTEEEAIKLANDSVYGLSGGVWTKDIAKAERCVAKMRMGTVWINEFNVYFPHAPWGGFKQSGIGRELGKSGLEEYQETKHIFHNLDPQALNWF, from the coding sequence TTGGATTCCAAACTAAACTACATAAACGGCGAATGGGCCAGTGCTCTCTCGAAAAAAACAAGAGAAATTATTAACCCATTTAACCAAGAAGTCATTGCTGTAGTTGCAGAAGGAAATGAAGAGGATGCAAAGCTAGCGATTCAAGCAGCTAGAGATGCCTTTGATAACGGAGAATGGTCCAGCACTTCTGCAACAGAGCGTGGACGTATCGTAGCAAAAATTGCTGAACTAATTGAAAGAGATAAGGAAGAATTAGCTAGAATGGAATCCCTTGATACGGGTAAAACCGTTGAAGAAAGCCGTGGGGACATGGATGATATTGCGGGTGTTTTCCGGTATTATGCAGAGCTTGCAGATAAAGATGGCGGAGAAATCATTGATTCACCTGTACCAAATTCCATTAGTAAGGTAATCAAAGAGCCTGTTGGGGTATGTGGACAAATCACACCATGGAATTATCCATTATTACAGGCATCTTGGAAATTGGCACCGGCTTTAGCTGCAGGAAACACACTGGTCATGAAGCCGAGTGAAATTACTCCACTTACAACCGTGAAAGTTTTCGAATTAATGGAAGAAGCTGGCGTTCCAAAAGGTGTAGCAAATCTTGTGCTTGGCGCTGGTAATACGGTTGGGGAAGAACTTTCATCGAATACAGATGTTGATTTGATTTCGTTTACTGGTGGAATTCAAACTGGAAAGCAAATCATGCAAAAGGCAAGTGCTAATGTAAAGAAATTGGCACTAGAGCTTGGTGGTAAGAATCCGAATATCGTATTTGCTGATGCTGATTTTGAAACAGCTGTTGACCAATCATTGAATGCGGTATTTTTCCATGCCGGACAAATTTGCTCAGCAGGAACTCGCTTAATTTTGGAGGAAAGCATTCATGACAAATTTGTTGATGCATTAGTTAAACGTGTGAAAAACATCAAATTAGGCAGTGGTTTTGAAGAGGACACACAAATGGGACCACTTATTTCTGAACAGCATTTACATAAAGTTGCTCAATATGTAGAAGACGGGAAAAAAGAAGGTGCAACGGTCGTAGTTGGTGGCAAGCGTCCTGATAATCCTGAATTACAAAACGGCTTCTTCTATGAACCTACTATTCTAACAAACTGTACAACTGACATGGATGTCGTACAGAATGAAGGATTCGGTCCAGTTATTACGGTAGAAAAATTCAATACAGAAGAAGAAGCTATCAAACTAGCAAATGACTCTGTTTATGGTCTTTCTGGTGGAGTTTGGACAAAAGACATCGCCAAAGCAGAGCGCTGTGTCGCAAAAATGCGCATGGGTACGGTTTGGATTAACGAATTCAACGTATACTTCCCGCATGCACCGTGGGGGGGCTTCAAGCAATCTGGTATTGGCCGTGAGCTAGGAAAATCTGGATTAGAAGAATATCAGGAAACCAAACATATTTTCCATAACTTAGATCCACAAGCATTAAATTGGTTTTAA
- a CDS encoding M14 family zinc carboxypeptidase: protein MKKINKRLLTLSLTGALIIGGTIFTSPVVNAVGNGPNYNGNEQINTSILTTYDEMVDYLQTQEAKQDQMELEVIGQSTKGRDLYLVKYVSNPENPTILFLTQQHGNEQLTTEGALEFIKHLGTGKTKGVLDNVNVLIVPMLNPDGAMGDVDFELDDYIAGGDRHLTRYNAVGEDLNRDHVNKIFPETQALHNNVLRAYDIDYMIDLHHQGAQSERDGELVSGSILYPTTENADPEVVHKSKQLGAVVFDKIDPTGWGHLGKYNGGSAETISRNGISVEYGISTLLFEMRGMSDHFYESYVLGQKSNGYLIKQTVNTLDATVRAISDGSINDKDVAFWDTLPTQTTRTSE from the coding sequence ATGAAAAAGATAAACAAAAGGCTATTAACGTTAAGTCTTACTGGGGCACTAATCATTGGAGGAACGATCTTTACTTCTCCAGTTGTAAATGCAGTAGGAAATGGTCCAAACTATAATGGGAATGAACAAATTAACACTTCTATTCTTACCACCTATGATGAAATGGTTGATTATCTTCAAACACAGGAGGCAAAACAGGATCAAATGGAATTGGAAGTGATTGGCCAATCCACGAAAGGCCGCGATTTATACCTTGTTAAATACGTGTCCAATCCGGAAAATCCGACGATACTTTTCCTAACACAGCAACATGGAAACGAGCAGTTGACGACAGAGGGAGCTCTTGAATTCATTAAACATCTGGGAACAGGTAAAACAAAAGGCGTTCTAGATAATGTCAATGTGTTAATTGTTCCGATGCTAAACCCTGATGGAGCAATGGGAGACGTAGACTTTGAATTAGATGATTACATTGCAGGTGGAGATCGTCATTTAACAAGATACAATGCAGTAGGCGAAGATTTAAACCGTGACCATGTGAATAAAATCTTTCCAGAAACACAGGCTCTTCATAATAATGTATTACGTGCCTACGATATTGATTATATGATTGACCTTCATCATCAGGGCGCGCAAAGTGAACGTGATGGAGAGCTAGTGTCCGGATCGATTCTTTACCCGACTACGGAGAATGCAGATCCCGAAGTCGTTCATAAATCCAAACAATTAGGTGCCGTAGTGTTTGATAAGATTGATCCAACTGGCTGGGGACACCTTGGTAAATATAATGGTGGTTCTGCCGAGACGATTTCTCGAAATGGAATTTCCGTCGAATATGGAATTTCGACCCTATTATTTGAGATGCGCGGCATGTCCGATCATTTCTATGAGTCCTATGTATTAGGCCAGAAAAGTAATGGTTATTTAATTAAACAAACGGTGAATACGCTGGATGCGACGGTTAGGGCAATTTCGGATGGGTCGATAAATGATAAAGATGTGGCGTTTTGGGATACTTTACCGACTCAAACTACTAGAACATCTGAGTAA
- a CDS encoding bifunctional metallophosphatase/5'-nucleotidase, with amino-acid sequence MKKVIPALLLSFSLLGTTVSVSAAPPEHSNYKERYIPVQLLGMNDFHGQLDVYGTVAGKKVGGAEYLAAYLKEYEADAKRNNTDTLKVHVGDAIGASAPTSALLQDEPTIELFNELDMDVATVGNHEFDEGIEEMMRLINGGEHEATGYFEGANFPFTVANVMNEETGEPILPPYVIKKVNGMPIGFIGVVTTETPNIVVPSAVEGIEFTDEVEAINKTAAELKDKGVQSIVVLAHNPVLSDQDGSNPSGDVVEFANEVDDEIDVIYGAHNHSYANTIVDNKLIVQSYANGTAFSDVDLMIDPKTKDIVHKEAEIVTTYHEGIEPDTEVKEMVDSYKAKVAPLVNEVIGEATDPLTRKQDDSGESALGNFTADSQRAVMGTDIAFMNPGGIRADLDAGDITWGEVYTTSPFGNSLVSMELTGEQIKSVLEQQWSGSYQRILQISGLQYTWDQNAPIGERIVEITDDEGNPINPDQTYTVTANNYLATGGDGFTVFKEGKNPVNGPVDYEAMVEYIKSFEEPIQAPALDRIDVQ; translated from the coding sequence ATGAAGAAAGTAATTCCAGCTTTGTTATTATCCTTTTCACTTTTAGGTACGACGGTTTCAGTTTCAGCTGCCCCGCCTGAGCATTCCAATTACAAGGAAAGGTATATTCCGGTTCAACTGCTGGGAATGAATGACTTTCATGGTCAGCTTGATGTATACGGGACAGTAGCAGGGAAGAAAGTTGGCGGTGCTGAATACTTAGCAGCCTATTTAAAAGAATATGAAGCGGATGCGAAGAGAAATAATACGGATACATTAAAGGTTCATGTTGGCGATGCGATTGGGGCAAGTGCACCGACTTCAGCTTTATTGCAGGATGAACCGACAATTGAATTATTTAATGAATTAGATATGGATGTAGCTACAGTTGGAAACCATGAATTCGATGAAGGCATTGAGGAAATGATGCGTTTAATTAACGGGGGTGAACACGAGGCTACCGGTTACTTCGAGGGAGCTAATTTCCCATTTACCGTAGCTAATGTGATGAATGAAGAAACTGGAGAACCTATTCTTCCGCCATATGTCATTAAAAAAGTAAACGGCATGCCGATTGGATTTATTGGCGTTGTAACAACGGAAACTCCTAATATTGTTGTACCTAGTGCTGTTGAAGGCATTGAATTTACAGATGAAGTGGAAGCTATTAATAAAACAGCCGCAGAATTAAAAGATAAGGGAGTTCAATCGATTGTTGTTTTAGCTCATAATCCGGTTTTATCTGATCAGGATGGTTCGAACCCATCTGGTGATGTGGTTGAATTTGCAAACGAAGTAGATGATGAAATTGACGTTATTTATGGTGCTCATAATCATAGTTATGCCAATACAATTGTCGATAATAAGTTAATCGTGCAATCTTACGCAAATGGAACTGCTTTTTCTGATGTCGATTTAATGATTGATCCAAAAACAAAAGACATTGTCCACAAAGAGGCTGAAATTGTGACTACATATCATGAAGGGATCGAACCTGATACAGAAGTGAAAGAAATGGTCGATTCCTATAAGGCAAAGGTAGCTCCTTTAGTGAATGAAGTCATTGGAGAAGCAACCGATCCTTTAACAAGAAAGCAGGACGACAGCGGTGAATCAGCGCTTGGTAATTTCACAGCCGACTCTCAGCGTGCAGTAATGGGTACGGATATTGCTTTCATGAATCCAGGTGGAATTCGTGCTGATCTCGATGCAGGCGATATTACGTGGGGAGAAGTATATACCACTTCACCATTTGGAAATAGTCTTGTTTCGATGGAACTGACAGGGGAACAAATTAAGAGCGTTTTAGAACAACAGTGGAGTGGAAGTTACCAGCGTATACTGCAAATATCCGGTCTACAATACACATGGGATCAGAACGCGCCGATTGGTGAGAGAATTGTGGAAATCACCGATGATGAGGGGAATCCTATAAATCCTGATCAAACATATACAGTTACAGCAAACAATTACTTAGCAACGGGCGGAGACGGATTCACGGTATTTAAAGAAGGCAAGAATCCGGTTAATGGTCCAGTTGACTATGAAGCGATGGTTGAATATATTAAGAGTTTCGAGGAACCTATTCAAGCACCTGCATTAGATAGAATTGATGTGCAATAA
- a CDS encoding iron-containing alcohol dehydrogenase, with translation MSLNMKVEHMHKFHQFELPTAIKHGIGAIKHVGEEVKNLGVTKALLVTDPGIYNAGVTKSIEESLATAGIEVVLFNKVEPNPPVRLIAEGSALYEAEGCNGLVAVGGGSSMDTAKGIGVEATHEGTVSDYEAAEGKKPLENRIPPLTTIPTTAGTGSEVTQWAVITDEEREFKFNTGGPLIAAHLTIIDPKLHVTMPPHVTAMTGIDALAHAIECYTMHYAQPVTDAVALLAMEYVGKYIRRAFADGGDIEARYGMAQAAMLAGLSYGSESAGAAHAMSQTLGGIIPVAHGQCVAAMMGPVMEYNWKGHPDKFARIAQALGVNTFNMTTEEAAKAAVNEVYKLVEELEVPTLEEQGVSPDMIDRLSKEAMKDPQTVGNPRDLTEKDYQWIYKRCFDLTPKTV, from the coding sequence ATGAGCTTAAATATGAAAGTCGAACATATGCATAAATTTCATCAATTTGAATTACCAACTGCAATCAAACACGGAATCGGTGCGATTAAACATGTTGGGGAAGAAGTAAAAAATCTTGGCGTAACGAAAGCACTTTTAGTAACCGATCCTGGAATCTATAATGCTGGTGTGACAAAGTCAATTGAAGAATCACTAGCTACAGCAGGTATTGAGGTTGTTCTTTTCAATAAAGTAGAACCAAACCCACCTGTACGCTTAATTGCAGAAGGTTCTGCATTATATGAAGCAGAAGGTTGTAATGGTCTTGTAGCTGTTGGTGGAGGAAGCTCTATGGATACAGCAAAAGGTATCGGTGTAGAAGCAACACATGAAGGTACCGTATCAGATTATGAAGCAGCAGAAGGGAAAAAACCATTAGAAAACCGTATCCCACCACTAACAACTATCCCAACAACAGCAGGAACTGGTTCAGAGGTTACACAATGGGCAGTTATTACTGATGAAGAACGTGAATTCAAATTCAATACAGGTGGACCATTAATTGCGGCACACCTAACCATTATTGATCCAAAATTGCATGTTACGATGCCTCCACATGTTACAGCAATGACTGGTATTGATGCATTAGCACACGCAATTGAGTGCTACACCATGCACTATGCACAACCAGTAACAGATGCGGTCGCACTTCTAGCAATGGAATACGTTGGAAAATATATCCGTCGTGCATTTGCTGATGGAGGGGACATCGAAGCACGTTACGGAATGGCTCAAGCTGCGATGCTCGCAGGACTTTCTTATGGTAGTGAATCAGCAGGTGCTGCACACGCGATGTCTCAAACATTAGGTGGAATTATCCCAGTTGCACATGGTCAATGTGTGGCAGCAATGATGGGACCAGTTATGGAATACAACTGGAAAGGACATCCTGATAAATTCGCACGCATCGCTCAAGCACTAGGTGTCAATACATTTAATATGACTACAGAGGAAGCAGCAAAAGCAGCGGTTAACGAAGTATATAAATTAGTAGAAGAATTAGAAGTTCCAACACTCGAAGAACAAGGCGTATCACCAGACATGATTGACCGCCTATCTAAAGAAGCAATGAAAGATCCACAAACAGTAGGTAACCCAAGAGACCTAACGGAAAAAGATTACCAATGGATCTACAAACGCTGCTTCGATTTAACACCTAAAACAGTATAA
- a CDS encoding DUF3427 domain-containing protein gives MENFIQNLKTSLHKGFIDKKYDKSSRYTPKLLVNNPRQNENVLTSILEELESCNSFIFSVAFITESGLATLKAYLLDLKRKGINGRILTSTFLNFNQPKVFKELMKITNIEVRLTDIEGFHSKGYIFGHKDYYSLIVGSSNLTAHALKVNHEWNIKLTSHEDGEVIHHFNNQFEEVWKDSQALTHAWISKYESTYTPVEFKTEKVIELPAQYNVNPLEEALQIKPNKMQQAALKQIQAVRDAGHDKGLVISATGTGKTYLSAFDVRRFAPKKMLFIVHREQILNKAKSDFQRIMGGQTKDFGILSGSNKQTDARYLFATIQTISKLETLNQFDPEEFDYILIDEVHKAGAKSYLSVIEYFQPKFLMGMTATPERTDDFNIYELFDYHIAYEIRLQEALEEDMLCPFHYFGVTDLEYDGEIINDATILSNLVTEERVNHIIDKINYYGFSGDRVRGLMFCSRKEEASKLSSALNEKGFRTVALTGDNSQEERIHQVDRLENGAIDYILTVDIFNEGIDIPSINQVVMLRQTQSSIIFIQQLGRGLRKHDTKDFVTIIDFIGNYKNNYLIPVALSGDKSQNKDNIRRHTTETSYIKGVSTVNFEEIAKRQIFKSINNSNLTAVKILKDAYVELKNRIGKVPYFYDFVTNHSIDPVVIADKYKNYYQFLLRMKEEIPVLNVYENSVLTMLSTEIIDGKRKHELILLSLLLQNEIVKYEDYLDELRKSNCLIDDATLDSVHRVLDLTFFTQADQRKYGSEPIVIWREDDRYCAFNKKIQDSLNSNTYFRHLVNDVLQSAMEKSKAYQPNKPLTLYEKYSRKDACKLLNWHNDESSTMYGYKPKHQTCPIFVTYHKNDKVEASVDYGDEFISPEILKWYTRSNRTLESGEVQKIINAEENNSDIHIFMKKDDDEGSGFYYLGEAIPDKETVQQDKMKDKKGKEIPVVHMNMVMEQPIDSKLYHYIVNGVDS, from the coding sequence ATGGAGAATTTTATACAGAATTTGAAGACATCTTTACATAAAGGATTCATTGATAAGAAGTATGATAAATCAAGCAGGTACACACCTAAGCTTTTAGTAAATAATCCTAGACAAAATGAAAACGTTCTAACCTCAATACTCGAAGAACTAGAGAGCTGTAACTCTTTTATCTTCTCTGTTGCTTTTATTACGGAAAGCGGACTCGCTACGCTTAAGGCCTATTTACTAGATCTTAAAAGGAAAGGAATAAATGGTCGTATCTTAACGTCTACTTTTCTAAATTTTAATCAGCCTAAAGTGTTTAAAGAATTAATGAAGATTACTAATATTGAAGTGAGATTGACGGATATAGAAGGATTTCATTCAAAGGGTTATATATTTGGCCATAAAGACTATTATTCTTTAATTGTTGGAAGTTCAAATTTAACTGCCCATGCATTAAAGGTAAATCATGAATGGAATATAAAACTTACTTCTCATGAAGATGGTGAGGTAATTCATCATTTTAATAATCAATTTGAAGAGGTTTGGAAGGATTCACAAGCGTTAACCCATGCGTGGATTTCTAAATACGAAAGTACATATACGCCTGTAGAATTTAAGACAGAAAAGGTCATCGAATTACCTGCACAATATAATGTTAATCCTCTCGAGGAAGCACTACAAATTAAGCCAAATAAAATGCAGCAAGCAGCACTAAAACAGATTCAAGCCGTTCGGGATGCTGGTCATGATAAAGGGTTGGTTATTTCAGCGACGGGAACAGGGAAAACGTATCTTTCAGCATTTGACGTAAGGAGATTTGCACCTAAGAAAATGCTATTTATTGTTCATCGTGAGCAAATACTTAATAAAGCAAAGTCAGACTTCCAACGAATAATGGGTGGTCAAACGAAAGATTTCGGAATCTTATCAGGATCTAACAAGCAAACGGATGCTAGGTATTTATTTGCTACAATACAAACGATTTCCAAACTAGAAACGCTAAATCAATTTGATCCAGAGGAATTTGATTATATTCTCATAGATGAAGTCCATAAAGCTGGTGCGAAATCATATCTTAGTGTAATCGAGTACTTCCAACCAAAATTTTTAATGGGAATGACTGCTACACCAGAACGAACAGATGATTTTAATATTTATGAGCTATTTGATTATCATATTGCTTATGAAATTCGTCTACAGGAAGCGCTGGAAGAAGATATGCTTTGTCCTTTTCATTATTTTGGTGTGACAGATTTGGAATATGACGGAGAGATTATTAATGATGCGACTATTTTGTCAAACCTAGTTACAGAAGAGCGTGTAAATCATATCATTGATAAGATTAATTACTATGGATTTTCGGGTGATAGAGTACGAGGATTGATGTTCTGTAGCAGAAAGGAAGAAGCGAGTAAGCTATCTTCTGCATTAAATGAAAAGGGATTCCGTACAGTTGCGTTGACTGGTGACAATTCTCAGGAAGAGAGAATACATCAAGTAGATAGACTGGAAAATGGAGCAATTGATTACATACTAACGGTTGATATTTTTAATGAAGGAATAGATATCCCAAGCATAAATCAAGTTGTTATGTTGAGACAGACGCAATCAAGTATCATTTTTATTCAACAACTAGGACGGGGACTCCGTAAGCATGATACAAAGGATTTTGTTACGATCATTGATTTTATTGGTAACTATAAAAACAACTATTTAATCCCTGTAGCACTATCAGGAGATAAGTCACAGAACAAAGATAATATCCGCAGACACACAACAGAAACTAGCTATATTAAAGGAGTTTCGACGGTAAATTTTGAAGAAATTGCTAAAAGGCAAATCTTTAAGTCTATCAATAATAGTAATCTAACAGCAGTGAAGATTTTAAAAGATGCATATGTTGAATTGAAAAATAGAATTGGTAAGGTTCCGTATTTTTATGACTTTGTAACGAATCATTCTATTGATCCAGTTGTTATTGCAGATAAATATAAGAACTACTATCAATTTTTGTTAAGAATGAAGGAAGAAATTCCAGTATTAAATGTGTACGAAAATAGTGTGCTAACAATGCTTTCAACCGAAATAATAGATGGAAAAAGAAAACATGAACTCATTTTACTGAGTTTGTTATTACAAAATGAAATAGTAAAATATGAGGATTATCTGGACGAATTAAGAAAATCAAATTGTCTGATAGATGATGCTACATTAGACTCTGTGCATCGCGTACTTGACTTAACATTTTTTACCCAAGCGGATCAGCGGAAATATGGAAGCGAGCCAATTGTAATCTGGCGTGAAGATGATAGGTACTGTGCGTTTAATAAAAAGATCCAGGATAGTCTAAATTCAAATACATACTTCAGGCATTTAGTGAATGATGTCTTACAAAGTGCAATGGAAAAGAGTAAAGCCTACCAACCGAATAAGCCACTTACACTTTACGAGAAGTATTCCAGAAAAGATGCTTGTAAGTTGTTGAACTGGCATAATGACGAAAGTTCAACGATGTACGGCTATAAGCCAAAACACCAAACCTGTCCTATATTTGTTACCTATCATAAAAATGATAAAGTAGAGGCAAGTGTAGACTATGGCGATGAGTTTATCAGTCCAGAGATTCTTAAATGGTATACGAGAAGTAACAGAACCTTGGAGTCAGGAGAAGTTCAAAAAATAATTAATGCCGAAGAAAACAACAGTGATATTCATATCTTTATGAAAAAGGATGACGACGAGGGTAGTGGCTTTTATTATTTAGGAGAAGCAATTCCTGATAAAGAGACTGTTCAACAAGATAAGATGAAGGATAAAAAAGGCAAGGAAATTCCAGTTGTACATATGAATATGGTGATGGAGCAGCCAATTGATAGTAAGCTGTATCATTATATTGTGAATGGAGTCGATAGTTAA